DNA from Candidatus Hydrogenedentota bacterium:
GATGCCGAGGGCCAGCCTGTGGCTGGAGCATATGTATATGCGGGCGCGTCAGGTTTGTACGGGTATGAAGACGGCGTCAATTCGAGTGCAACGACCTCCTCTGACGGCACATTCGAACTGGCCAACCCACCTGCGGGAATGACACTCATATCCGCGTCTCACCCCGATTTCGGTGTTGGAGTCAACGAAGTGCAGAACGAATTCGATTCGTCCGCTTCGACTATCATTCGGTTGGCGCAGCTCGGATCGATCAGGGGAAGTGTTCGGTTGGCGGGCGAACCGGTGGCGGGGGCGACGGTAATGGTCAATTGCGATTTCCGTCACACGCGAATTGGAACTACAGATGAAACGGGGAACTTTGTGATCGAGCGTATCCCCGCGGGCCAATCCACGGTCAACGTCTCCGCGCCAGACACGTACCAAGGCGGATCCGATGCCTTGAAACGCGACGTCACGATCGAGCCGTCCACTCAAGTGACTGTAGACTTTGAGTTGTAGTCGCCTCGCTGCCGCGCGGGAAGAGTGGTTACGCTACGGCTTCATGCAGCACGCCGGCGGGTGTCCCAACGCGTCGCTTGCCGGAATGGCGGCGAATGGGCATCCGCCCCGAAAAATCACCTGCGCTTCGTCAACGGCGAGCCCTTCCATTTCCGGCTGCATGCACGGCTTCGAGCCGACGGCGCACGGCACGTCCATGATGTAGCCGCATTGCCTGCACACGAAATGGTGGTGCCAGTTTGTCGAGGCCTCGTACAGAGCGCGGCCCGGGCCCGCATCGACGCGCATGATCACGCCGCGATCGAACAGGTCGTTCAGCACGTTGTATATGGACGCGCGAGGCAGCAACGGCCCGCGTTCGCGCAATGCGTCCACGATATCGTCCGCCGATCGATGCCCGCCGATCGTGTGCAAGAGGGACAACACCGCAAGGCGCGGTCGTGTTACCCGGACGCCGGCGGCGCGCAGTTGCCCGGCGAAGTCTGGTTCCGGGGCGGTAGGCATAGGGTGCTCCGGTGCTCGTGATAAGCCTTGCCCCCGAATTATCGGAAGCCGGCGCCCCGGAAAGCAAACCCCCGGGGCGCCGGCGATCGATTACAGCGCTTTCATGAACGCAACGAGGTCGGCCTTCTCCTCGGTGTTGAGTTTAAGCCCGAGCACCAGGTTGAAAAACTCGACCGTGTCGTCCAGCGTGAGGCAGCGGTCGTCGTGCATGTACGGCGGCGAATCCTTGATGCCGCGCAGCGGGAACGACTTGATCGGCCCGTCCTGGCCCGCGAGCCGCCCGTTGATCGTCTTCGGCTTGAAGAAACGTTCCGCCTTGAGGTTGTGCATCAGGTTGTCCGTGTAGTACGGCGCGGGATGGCACTCGGCGCACCGGGCCTTCCCGTTGAACAGCGCCTCGCCGCGCAGTTCCTGCTCCGTCGCGTTCGACGGATCGAGCCTGCCGAACACGTCCAGTTTCGGCGCCGGCGGGAAATCGAGCAATGCCTCGAACTCGGCCATCGCGTGGACCTGATGCCCGCGATCCAAAATGTTGATGCCTTTCTTCGTTGCGATAACCGGATCGCCGTCGAAGTACGCCGCCCGCTGCTCGAATTCGGTGAAATCCTCGACCGATTTCAGCGCGCGCTGCGATCCGAACAACCGTTGCACGTTTACGCCGCGCAACGACGGCGTGTCGATGCGGTGGCGCAATTCCTGCGGACGAATGTCGCCGACGAGGTGGGTGGCCGAGTTCGTGTGCCCGTTTGCGTGGCAGTCGAAGCACGCCACCCCGCGGCTCGGCTGCGCGGAGCGCCGGTCTTCCGTCTGGTTGAACTGCTGCTGCGGGAACGGCGTCACGAGCAACCGCAGACCCTCCAACTGCTTCGGGTTCAAGACGCCGCTAAACAACTCGTAGTAGTTGAAGATGGTTACCAGCTTCCCCTTGCTGACATCGCCGAGGTCCGGGCGCGTCGTCAAGTAAATCGGCGCGGGAAACTCGGGAAGGAAATGGTCCGGCAAGTCGTAATCGAGATCGAAGCGGGTAAGATCGCGCTGCTCCTGCTTCTTGACCTCGTCGATCATGAATTTCGGGAAAAGCATTCCGCCTTCCGGATGGTTTGGGTGGGGCAGGGGATAGAAACCCTCCGGCCACAGTCCTTTCTCGCGAATTTCGTTTGGCGTCATCGCGGCCAGTTGGTCCCACGTCACTCCCGACGGCAGCTTCACGCGCACGCCG
Protein-coding regions in this window:
- a CDS encoding transcriptional repressor; the protein is MPTAPEPDFAGQLRAAGVRVTRPRLAVLSLLHTIGGHRSADDIVDALRERGPLLPRASIYNVLNDLFDRGVIMRVDAGPGRALYEASTNWHHHFVCRQCGYIMDVPCAVGSKPCMQPEMEGLAVDEAQVIFRGGCPFAAIPASDALGHPPACCMKP
- a CDS encoding cytochrome B6; the encoded protein is MKRKSLRRIGLLGLAACVCLFGATGWAQDVPQSYAPVDVHAPFAQTMERMSAAKADIMKKHMDLLNQRYDLSDKPDGAAKMSRGKAVQSGVRVKLPSGVTWDQLAAMTPNEIREKGLWPEGFYPLPHPNHPEGGMLFPKFMIDEVKKQEQRDLTRFDLDYDLPDHFLPEFPAPIYLTTRPDLGDVSKGKLVTIFNYYELFSGVLNPKQLEGLRLLVTPFPQQQFNQTEDRRSAQPSRGVACFDCHANGHTNSATHLVGDIRPQELRHRIDTPSLRGVNVQRLFGSQRALKSVEDFTEFEQRAAYFDGDPVIATKKGINILDRGHQVHAMAEFEALLDFPPAPKLDVFGRLDPSNATEQELRGEALFNGKARCAECHPAPYYTDNLMHNLKAERFFKPKTINGRLAGQDGPIKSFPLRGIKDSPPYMHDDRCLTLDDTVEFFNLVLGLKLNTEEKADLVAFMKAL